From Ictidomys tridecemlineatus isolate mIctTri1 chromosome 2, mIctTri1.hap1, whole genome shotgun sequence, the proteins below share one genomic window:
- the LOC101960595 gene encoding putative adhesion G protein-coupled receptor E4P — MGSRWLALLSAVSVLLASSGSEAQTSRDSCPPCPETAVCYNGTHCVCRNGFKYSWLGRIFHTSYLKCDDADECRSELAKCQEMFCSKKIRYHLCVCVVQRSFFHWLSGSLDTEHAECHENEDGNMNSQQNAWEDLSKNKSQKDFAEKATILLKQVELEILNKNIDSPGKGENSLFDLVYETKRCREETLLEAGNNTMDLNCTGAFKDTTGDKSIVALITYRSLGNFLNGSFFRDRRRKLGARLNSQVVSGTVGDKVNLSEPTFLTFQHTQPGGEPAKHLCVYWEGSKDGGSWSTEGCFHVGSNDSHTRCKCFHLSSFAVLVALSPKEDLVLTVVTYVGLGLSLLCLLLAVLTFLLCRPIQNTSTTLHLQLSLCLFLAHFLFLTGINRTEPEMLCSIIAGVLHYLYLAAFFWMLLEGLHLFLTVRNLKVANYTSSGRFKKRFMYPLGYGIPAVIVTVSAIVGHQNYGTYTHCWLKLDEGFIWSFMGPVALIILINLVLYFQILWILRSKLSSLNKEVSTIQDTRVMTFKAIAQLFVLGCSWGLGFFMVEEVGQTVGLVIAYLFTITNVLQGVLLFVVHCLLNRQVRMEYKKWFSRVQKGVETESTEMSRSTTHTRMEEPGKSLELGH, encoded by the exons ATGGGAAGCAGGTGGCTGGCCCTGCTCTCAG CTGTCAGTGTCTTGCTGGCTTCATCAGGATCAGAGGCGCAGACTTCTCGAG attcctgccctccctgccctgaGACGGCCGTCTGCTACAACGGCACCCACTGTGTTTGCAGAAACGGGTTCAAGTACTCGTGGCTGGGGAGGATCTTCCACACGTCCTACCTCAAGTGTGACG ATGCTGACGAGTGTAGGAGCGAGTTGGCAAAGTGCCAGGAAATGTTCTGTAGTAAAAAGATCAGGTATCACCTCTGCGTCTGTGTGGTTCAACGCTCTTTCTTCCACTGGCTCTCCGGTTCCCTTGACACTGAACATGCAGAATGTCACG AGAACGAGGATGGAAACATGAACTCACAGCAGAACGCTTGG gaagatCTGTCGAAAAATAAGAGCCAAAAGGATTTTGCAGAAAAGGCTACCATCCTACTTAAGCAGGTGGAACTGGAAATACTGAATAAGAATATTGATTCTCCAGGAAAGGGCGAAAACTCCCTGTTTGATCTAG TCTATGAAACCAAGAGGTGCAGGGAGGAGACTCTGCTGGAGGCTGGGAACAACACGATGGACCTCAACTGCACTGGCGCCTTCAAGGACACCACAGGAG aCAAGAGCATAGTTGCTCTGATCACTTATCGATCTCTTGGGAATTTTCTGAACGGATCCTTTTTCCGTGATAGAAGGAGGAAGCTGGGAGCCAGGCTGAACTCCCAGGTTGTGAGTGGCACCGTTGGTGACAAGGTCAACCTGTCTGAACCCACGTTCCTGACTTTTCAACACACTCAG CCTGGTGGTGAGCCGGCAAAGCATCTCTGCGTCTACTGGGAAGGGTCGAAGGATGGGGGCAGCTGGTCGACCGAGGGCTGCTTCCACGTGGGCAGCAATGACTCCCACACCAGGTGCAAGTGCTTCCACCTGTCCAGCTTTGCTGTCCTCGTGGCTCTGTCGCCCAAG GAGGATCTGGTGCTGACGGTGGTCACCTACGTGGGGCTGGGGCTCTCCCTGCTCTGCCTCCTCCTGGCAGTCCTCACCTTCCTCCTGTGCCGGCCCATCCAGAACACCAGTACCACGCTCCACCTGcagctctctctctgcctcttcctggCTCACTTCCTGTTCCTCACGGGCATCAACAGGACTGAGCCTGAG aTGCTGTGCTCCATCATTGCGGGGGTACTGCACTACCTCTACCTGGCCGCCTTCTTTTGGATGCTCCTGGAAGGGCTGCACCTCTTCCTCACCGTCAGGAATCTCAAAGTGGCCAACTACACCAGCTCAGGAAGATTCAAGAAGAGGTTCATGTACCCCCTGGGCTACGGCATCCCAGCTGTGATTGTCACTGTGTCCGCGATAGTTGGACACCAAAACTACGGCACATATACTCA CTGCTGGCTCAAGCTCGATGAAGGATTCATCTGGAGCTTCATGGGGCCCGTGGCCCTCATTATCTTG ATAAACTTGGTGTTGTATTTCCAAATTCTGTGGATTTTGAGAAGCAAACTTTCCTCCCTCAATAAAGAGGTTTCCACCATTCAGGACACCAG GGTCATGACATTTAAGGCCATTGCTCAGCTGTTTGTGCTGGGATGTTCCTggggccttggtttcttcatgGTTGAAGAAGTTGGGCAGACGGTGGGACTGGTCATTGCCTACCTGTTCACCATCACCAATGTCCTGCAGGGGGTTTTGCTCTTCGTGGTTCACTGCCTCCTGAATCGCCAG GTGCGAATGGAATACAAGAAGTGGTTTAGCAGGGTGCAGAAGGGTGTTGAAACGGAAAGTACAGAGATGTCTCGCTCCACTACCCACACCAGAATG GAGGAGCCAGGCAAGTCCTTGGAACTCGGTCACTGA